One region of Anaeromyxobacter diazotrophicus genomic DNA includes:
- a CDS encoding DUF2239 family protein: protein MDEPRSYTAFADDRLIASGPLEEMLAGTKAWVDRKERARLLIFDDATGREVDFDLRGSLERVLARAAPPAAEPGRPGRPRLGVVGREVSLLPRHWEWLEEQPNGISAALRRLVDEARKREPGKQRARSLREAASRFMTAMAGDRDGYEEASRALFAGDIPRFERLVRAWPADVRKYLLRWVREAAKVEGADGGAEG, encoded by the coding sequence ATGGACGAACCCCGCAGCTACACCGCCTTCGCCGACGATCGCCTCATCGCCTCGGGTCCCCTCGAGGAGATGCTGGCCGGGACGAAGGCCTGGGTCGATCGGAAGGAGCGCGCCCGGCTCCTCATCTTCGACGACGCGACCGGGCGCGAGGTCGACTTCGACCTGCGCGGCTCGCTCGAGCGGGTGCTCGCTCGCGCCGCGCCGCCGGCCGCCGAGCCGGGCCGCCCCGGGCGCCCCCGCCTGGGGGTGGTGGGGCGCGAGGTCTCGCTGCTGCCGCGGCACTGGGAGTGGCTGGAGGAGCAGCCGAACGGGATCTCCGCCGCCCTGCGCCGGTTGGTGGACGAGGCGCGGAAGCGCGAGCCGGGTAAGCAGCGCGCCCGGTCGCTGCGCGAGGCCGCCAGCCGCTTCATGACCGCCATGGCCGGCGATCGCGACGGCTACGAGGAGGCCTCGCGCGCCCTGTTCGCCGGCGACATCCCTCGGTTCGAGCGGCTCGTGCGCGCTTGGCCCGCCGACGTCCGGAAGTACCTCCTGCGGTGGGTGAGGGAGGCGGCGAAGGTCGAGGGGGCGGACGGGGGAGCGGAGGGGTGA